A single region of the Deferribacter autotrophicus genome encodes:
- a CDS encoding ArsR/SmtB family transcription factor: MDKISEIFKSLGEKNRLRIVLLLSERPMCVCEINEVLHIALSTISAHLKNLKYAGLIKDEKEGRWVIYRLSDDHFVQDLIKKIKDTLKNDPIFLKDKEKALKVSREDLSSCS; this comes from the coding sequence ATGGATAAAATTTCAGAAATTTTTAAATCACTAGGTGAAAAAAACAGGTTAAGAATTGTTCTCCTTTTATCCGAACGTCCTATGTGTGTATGTGAAATTAATGAAGTTCTACACATAGCTCTCTCCACCATATCCGCACATCTGAAAAACCTTAAATATGCCGGATTAATCAAAGATGAAAAAGAAGGAAGATGGGTAATTTATAGACTTTCTGACGACCATTTTGTTCAAGATCTTATTAAAAAAATTAAAGATACATTAAAAAACGACCCGATATTTCTTAAAGATAAAGAAAAAGCACTAAAAGTATCAAGAGAAGACCTATCCTCTTGTTCTTAA
- a CDS encoding RrF2 family transcriptional regulator, whose protein sequence is MCEKLYLKRPFVIKIIHILNKCGIVKTTTGKNGGIILNKDTSKLSLYDIFTCLDFNTSINICVNKPEHCELNPICNITTFFAGLQNSIITKLKNANIEQFIFSDEDLDKINLS, encoded by the coding sequence ATTTGTGAAAAACTTTATTTAAAACGCCCCTTCGTCATCAAAATCATTCATATATTAAACAAATGCGGCATTGTCAAAACAACTACCGGTAAAAACGGTGGAATAATATTAAACAAGGATACTTCCAAACTCAGCCTTTATGATATCTTTACCTGTCTTGATTTTAATACATCAATAAATATCTGCGTTAATAAACCTGAACATTGTGAATTAAATCCAATTTGCAATATTACCACTTTTTTCGCTGGTCTTCAAAACTCCATCATTACAAAACTGAAAAACGCAAACATAGAACAATTTATCTTCAGCGATGAAGATTTAGATAAAATTAATCTATCATAG
- a CDS encoding TRAP transporter large permease, which yields MVTITLFGLLFLFLIMGIPIAVSLGLSTTISMLIFTDQPTLVIAQKMFTSIDKFALMAIPLFVLAGNFLSQGGAAERIIKFAKAVVGHLPGGLPMSAIFACIIFAAVSGSSPATVAAIGSIMIGAIQQAGYSPKFSVGSIVCAGSLGILIPPSIVLIVYGVTVDQSIGKLFMAGFVPGVFLGTMLMIVTYIAARRAGFKKEKRAPFKEIWSSFKEASWGLFVIVIVIGGIYGGIFTPTEAAAVSAVYGFFVVKFIYKDLKWSMIPRVIMTSAATSAMILFIIANAMLFAYFLTIQQIPQALAQWIIDMNFNKVVFLIFVNILLLIGGNFMEPSSLIMIVAPLIFPAAVKLGIDPIHLGVIITVNMEIGMLTPPVGLNLFVASGVSGMNLQEVIRASMPWFFALLIGLIIITYVPQISLFLPNLIYR from the coding sequence ATGGTTACGATTACATTATTTGGACTATTATTTCTATTTTTGATAATGGGGATCCCTATAGCCGTTTCCCTGGGGCTTTCCACTACAATTTCTATGTTAATTTTTACAGATCAGCCGACATTGGTTATTGCTCAAAAAATGTTTACATCTATAGATAAGTTTGCATTGATGGCTATTCCTCTATTTGTACTTGCCGGTAATTTTCTTTCTCAAGGTGGTGCAGCAGAGAGAATTATTAAATTTGCCAAAGCAGTGGTTGGTCATTTACCAGGCGGACTTCCTATGAGTGCCATTTTTGCCTGTATCATTTTTGCTGCTGTTAGTGGTTCTTCTCCTGCAACTGTGGCTGCTATCGGTTCTATTATGATTGGAGCAATTCAACAGGCAGGGTATTCTCCAAAATTTTCTGTGGGTTCCATTGTTTGTGCTGGTTCCCTTGGTATTTTGATTCCTCCATCTATAGTATTGATAGTATACGGTGTTACAGTAGATCAATCCATTGGTAAGCTTTTTATGGCCGGTTTTGTTCCTGGTGTATTTTTGGGTACAATGCTTATGATTGTGACATATATTGCAGCAAGAAGAGCAGGGTTTAAGAAAGAAAAAAGAGCACCTTTTAAAGAGATTTGGTCATCTTTCAAAGAGGCGTCCTGGGGATTATTTGTAATAGTTATCGTAATTGGTGGTATTTATGGTGGTATTTTTACTCCTACAGAGGCTGCTGCTGTTTCTGCTGTTTACGGTTTCTTCGTGGTTAAATTCATATACAAAGATTTGAAATGGTCTATGATTCCTAGGGTTATAATGACTTCTGCTGCCACTTCTGCAATGATTCTGTTTATTATTGCTAATGCTATGTTGTTTGCTTATTTCTTAACTATTCAGCAAATTCCTCAAGCACTTGCTCAATGGATTATCGATATGAATTTTAATAAGGTTGTATTTTTGATATTCGTAAATATTTTGTTGCTCATTGGTGGTAATTTCATGGAGCCATCTAGCCTTATTATGATTGTGGCACCACTTATATTTCCTGCTGCAGTTAAATTGGGGATCGATCCGATTCATCTTGGTGTGATTATTACAGTAAATATGGAAATCGGTATGCTTACTCCACCGGTAGGGTTAAACCTGTTTGTGGCAAGTGGTGTATCAGGGATGAATCTTCAGGAAGTGATTCGAGCTTCCATGCCGTGGTTTTTTGCTCTGCTAATCGGTTTGATAATTATTACCTACGTGCCACAGATCTCACTGTTTTTACCAAATCTGATATATAGATAA
- a CDS encoding DUF445 family protein gives MQQQLISLFTTPLLTGFVGYFTNYLAIKMLFRPYKKRWYSFGWQGVIPKNRKKLASEIGKLVGEELITEEELQKAIESERFQYVLEHTVNNEIKNFLKKDFGTLADIIDRFGLDTEKLLKRIFHSEKTKETINKLLNNLINGLIENLSNKKIKDIDTLKPLLLNTINNLFENKKIKDYLANEFISLINNFILSGKSISDLLTTKQKDTIIEKGKEFSEKFLNFIDNLLKDEKIKKNIAKRIIEIKNQYFGEGFFDQLKLGVLNIFLNEDTINELVSNELPKIIYSIKNDKEIKEKIDNIIEEKIEQFLSTPIYKHAEKIGIENLYATYTKFIDWFKESFFSHTLKNKVHDKVEVFFEQNSEYTLKGVLDSFGFKIENLSHIFNRTDHSVENIIHYIIKGFQETLQGIKIDNLYDKIPETTFENVKTTIINSINSILKSNIDKIVYSLNIDKLVEEKINSLDLYKLENLIFSFMKDQFKWINILGFVLGFIFGFIQSIVLLLIS, from the coding sequence ATGCAGCAACAGTTAATTAGCCTCTTCACTACCCCACTTCTTACAGGATTTGTTGGTTATTTTACAAACTATCTTGCCATAAAAATGCTCTTTAGACCCTATAAAAAAAGATGGTATTCTTTTGGTTGGCAAGGCGTTATTCCCAAAAATAGGAAAAAATTAGCCTCTGAAATAGGTAAACTTGTAGGTGAAGAATTAATCACGGAAGAAGAACTACAAAAGGCCATTGAATCAGAAAGATTTCAATATGTCTTAGAACACACTGTAAACAATGAAATTAAAAACTTCTTAAAAAAAGATTTTGGCACATTAGCCGATATAATAGACCGTTTCGGCCTTGATACTGAAAAACTTTTAAAAAGGATTTTTCACTCGGAAAAAACAAAAGAAACTATAAACAAATTGTTAAATAACCTTATTAACGGCTTAATCGAAAACCTATCAAATAAAAAAATCAAAGATATAGATACATTAAAACCATTATTACTTAATACAATTAATAATTTGTTTGAAAACAAAAAAATTAAAGATTACCTGGCCAATGAATTTATCTCACTTATCAATAACTTCATACTTTCAGGTAAAAGTATATCAGATTTGCTCACCACAAAACAAAAAGATACCATTATAGAAAAAGGGAAAGAATTTTCGGAAAAATTTCTCAACTTTATTGATAACCTTTTGAAAGATGAAAAAATCAAAAAAAATATTGCTAAAAGAATTATTGAAATAAAAAATCAGTATTTTGGTGAAGGCTTTTTTGATCAGTTAAAATTGGGTGTTTTGAATATTTTTCTCAACGAAGATACGATAAATGAACTTGTATCAAATGAGTTGCCAAAAATAATATATTCAATCAAAAATGATAAAGAGATAAAAGAAAAAATTGACAATATCATCGAAGAAAAGATAGAGCAGTTTTTATCAACACCTATTTACAAACATGCTGAAAAAATAGGTATAGAAAACCTATACGCCACTTACACAAAGTTCATCGATTGGTTTAAAGAGAGTTTTTTCTCTCATACTTTAAAAAACAAAGTGCATGATAAAGTAGAAGTATTTTTTGAGCAAAATTCAGAATATACTCTCAAAGGAGTTCTAGACTCTTTTGGATTTAAAATAGAAAATCTGAGCCACATATTTAACAGAACAGATCATTCAGTGGAAAATATAATACACTATATCATAAAAGGTTTTCAAGAAACCTTGCAAGGTATTAAAATTGATAATCTGTATGATAAAATACCAGAAACCACTTTTGAAAATGTAAAAACTACAATAATAAACAGTATCAACAGTATTTTAAAATCAAACATCGACAAAATCGTCTATTCGCTAAACATTGACAAACTTGTTGAAGAAAAAATAAATTCTTTGGACCTTTATAAGCTAGAAAATCTAATTTTCTCATTTATGAAAGATCAGTTTAAGTGGATCAACATCTTAGGTTTTGTTTTAGGATTCATTTTCGGTTTTATCCAATCGATAGTCTTATTACTTATTTCATAA
- a CDS encoding TRAP transporter small permease, translated as MKKLFKLLDKWLDYLNMTVMTVMMAAATLVAFINVVLRYIFNTSMVWAGELTSYLFIWSALFGAAYGFKIGLHIGVTAVIQALRPKVAKVVLTISLVIIFIYLCCLVKWGYDFVLFNYELEQVSIDLHMPFWIIYLCVPITMSIAAYQVLLKIIATIRIPSDKFSYDMIMKEQH; from the coding sequence ATGAAGAAGCTTTTTAAATTGTTGGATAAATGGTTAGATTATTTGAATATGACAGTAATGACCGTAATGATGGCTGCAGCTACGTTAGTAGCTTTTATCAATGTGGTATTAAGATATATTTTTAATACATCAATGGTTTGGGCTGGTGAGCTTACTTCATATCTGTTCATATGGTCGGCTCTTTTCGGTGCAGCATACGGTTTTAAGATAGGTTTGCATATAGGTGTGACGGCGGTTATTCAGGCATTGAGGCCAAAGGTTGCAAAAGTTGTTTTAACCATATCATTGGTTATAATTTTCATATATCTATGTTGCTTAGTTAAATGGGGATATGATTTTGTTCTGTTTAATTATGAATTAGAGCAAGTATCCATAGACTTACATATGCCTTTTTGGATAATTTATCTTTGTGTACCAATTACTATGTCTATTGCGGCTTATCAGGTTTTATTAAAGATAATTGCGACAATTAGAATACCTTCCGATAAATTTAGTTATGACATGATTATGAAGGAGCAGCACTGA
- a CDS encoding TRAP transporter substrate-binding protein, translated as MKSLRNIFFILVMVSLLVTPVFAKPIKVKFSHVVAVETPKGKAAEYLKKILEERTNGKIKVEVYPNASLYGDREAVEALKMNAIQLACPSFSKFTGFVPQLQLFDLPFLFDSVEHLHKFMDSEYGEKILKLVEKRGLVGLAYWDNGFKVLSNSIRPIIKPEDAKGIKFRIMSSKVLEEQFKVIGAIPHVLPFSEVYSALQQGVVDGAENPWSNFYTKKFYEVQKYLTVSYHGYLGYMLVSNKIFMKKLKKAGLDKVFMDAVKEATEYERKLAKELDEYYYNKVKEYGRIQIHVLTPEERAIWKKTMMTIYPKFYDVIGKEFIEAALNTK; from the coding sequence ATGAAGTCTTTAAGAAACATCTTTTTTATCTTGGTTATGGTTAGTCTTTTAGTAACACCTGTTTTTGCAAAGCCTATTAAGGTTAAATTTAGTCACGTGGTTGCTGTGGAAACACCTAAGGGGAAAGCAGCTGAATACTTAAAGAAGATTCTTGAAGAAAGAACAAATGGTAAAATTAAAGTAGAAGTTTATCCTAATGCTTCTCTTTATGGTGACAGAGAGGCTGTTGAAGCATTGAAAATGAATGCTATTCAGCTTGCATGTCCAAGTTTCTCTAAATTTACAGGGTTTGTGCCTCAGTTACAGCTTTTTGACCTTCCATTCCTTTTCGATTCTGTAGAACATCTTCACAAATTTATGGATAGCGAATATGGTGAAAAGATTTTAAAACTTGTTGAGAAAAGAGGTCTTGTAGGTCTTGCTTACTGGGACAACGGATTTAAAGTATTATCAAACAGTATAAGACCAATAATCAAGCCTGAAGACGCAAAAGGTATCAAGTTTAGAATTATGTCTTCTAAGGTGCTTGAAGAGCAGTTTAAGGTTATAGGTGCTATTCCTCACGTTTTACCATTCTCTGAAGTATACTCAGCTCTTCAGCAAGGTGTAGTGGATGGTGCTGAAAACCCATGGTCTAACTTTTATACAAAGAAGTTTTATGAAGTGCAAAAATATTTGACAGTAAGTTATCATGGATATCTTGGTTATATGCTTGTAAGTAATAAAATATTCATGAAAAAATTGAAAAAAGCTGGCTTAGATAAAGTGTTCATGGATGCAGTTAAAGAAGCTACCGAGTATGAAAGAAAACTTGCTAAAGAACTTGATGAATATTACTACAACAAGGTTAAAGAGTACGGTAGAATTCAAATCCATGTGTTGACACCTGAAGAAAGAGCTATCTGGAAAAAAACTATGATGACAATTTATCCAAAATTCTATGATGTAATCGGTAAAGAATTCATTGAGGCAGCATTGAATACAAAATAG
- a CDS encoding thioredoxin family protein: MNVKVLGTGCRNCEYLYQVVLKALEELQVDSTVEYVKDINEISKYVMFTPGLVINEKVVHEGKPLPDVEKVKKLIQENM, from the coding sequence ATGAATGTCAAGGTATTGGGAACAGGTTGTAGAAATTGCGAATATTTGTATCAGGTTGTCTTAAAGGCCCTTGAAGAGCTCCAGGTTGATTCTACTGTGGAATATGTGAAAGATATTAATGAAATCTCAAAGTATGTGATGTTTACACCTGGACTTGTTATTAATGAAAAGGTTGTTCATGAAGGGAAACCTTTGCCAGATGTGGAAAAGGTGAAAAAGCTTATTCAAGAAAATATGTAG
- a CDS encoding cytochrome ubiquinol oxidase subunit I — protein sequence MDVVALSRLQFALTAMFHFIFVPLTLGLSILVAIMETLYVKTNNEMYLRMTKFWGKLFLINFALGVVTGITMEFQFGMNWAEYSRYVGDIFGAPLAIEATVAFFLESTFLGIWIFGWKKISKRAHAFAIWMVAIGSNLSALWILIANAWMQNPVGYVLRNGRAEMVDFVAVVFSSYAIFKFLHQILAGYIVGSFFVMGVSAYHLLKQANVEFFKKSFKIAALFALIVSFAEFFIGDWHAHEVAKVQPTKLAAMESLWETQKGAPIYLFTIPNEAKEENLIEILPLPKLLSFLAYHDFNAEVKGLKAFPKEERPPVMPVFLSFRLMVVLGTLFMLLALLAYYYSKKDVLLDKQWFLKIMLYMIPIPYIANFLGWIVAEVGRQPWIVYGLMKTSDGVSKSVTIDQVWFSLIGFTLFYGLLGIIDIYLITKYAKKGPKLTEAKQKVIQASTVSA from the coding sequence ATGGATGTAGTAGCACTATCAAGGCTACAGTTTGCCTTGACAGCCATGTTTCACTTTATCTTCGTTCCTTTAACCCTTGGTCTTTCTATCTTAGTTGCCATTATGGAAACCCTTTATGTCAAAACTAACAATGAAATGTATTTGAGAATGACCAAATTCTGGGGAAAACTTTTTTTAATCAATTTCGCTCTCGGTGTTGTAACCGGTATTACTATGGAATTTCAGTTCGGAATGAACTGGGCAGAATATTCCAGATATGTCGGTGATATTTTCGGAGCACCCCTTGCTATTGAAGCAACAGTGGCATTCTTCCTTGAATCCACATTTTTAGGGATCTGGATTTTCGGATGGAAAAAAATATCTAAGAGAGCTCATGCCTTTGCAATCTGGATGGTGGCAATCGGCTCAAACCTATCCGCATTATGGATACTAATTGCAAATGCTTGGATGCAAAATCCGGTGGGATATGTTTTACGAAACGGTAGAGCAGAGATGGTGGATTTTGTTGCAGTAGTTTTTTCTAGCTATGCCATTTTCAAGTTTTTACACCAAATATTAGCTGGTTACATCGTCGGATCATTTTTCGTAATGGGAGTATCCGCATACCATTTGCTAAAACAAGCAAATGTGGAGTTTTTCAAAAAATCTTTTAAAATCGCTGCTCTTTTTGCATTAATTGTAAGCTTTGCAGAGTTCTTCATAGGTGACTGGCATGCCCATGAAGTAGCCAAAGTTCAACCTACAAAATTGGCAGCAATGGAATCTTTATGGGAAACACAAAAAGGTGCCCCAATATATCTTTTTACAATCCCAAATGAAGCAAAAGAAGAAAATTTAATCGAAATTTTACCGCTACCAAAATTGCTCAGTTTTTTAGCTTATCATGACTTCAATGCTGAAGTAAAAGGTTTGAAAGCTTTTCCAAAAGAGGAAAGGCCTCCTGTTATGCCTGTATTTTTAAGTTTTAGGTTAATGGTAGTTTTAGGTACACTTTTTATGCTCCTGGCATTGTTAGCATATTATTATAGCAAAAAAGATGTTTTATTAGACAAACAATGGTTTTTGAAAATCATGCTCTACATGATACCTATTCCTTATATAGCAAATTTTCTTGGTTGGATTGTGGCTGAAGTGGGAAGACAGCCTTGGATTGTTTACGGGCTTATGAAAACCTCTGATGGTGTTTCAAAATCAGTTACCATCGATCAAGTATGGTTTTCACTTATAGGTTTTACTCTATTTTACGGATTACTTGGTATAATTGATATTTATTTAATTACAAAATACGCAAAAAAAGGGCCTAAATTGACTGAAGCAAAACAAAAAGTAATTCAGGCATCAACAGTATCAGCATAG
- a CDS encoding permease — protein MEKKERNIFIGLLVVFFIFYFIPFEHEKYQKAVLEAVLMLQEYVREHTLTCLIPALFIAGGISSFVSQASVIKYFGQGAKKIVSYSVASVSGTILAVCSCTILPLFAGIYARGAGIGPATAFVYSGPAINILAIVLTARILGWELGLARGLGAVFFAVIIGLLMEMFFGKEDNQRLNNIPTPTIDRERPLYKDILFFLSMIGILIFATWAKPQKYGTIFSFIYSIKWYLVIASFVGLIVIVFKWFNKNERLYWLEETWSYSKQIIPLLFIGVVIAGFLLGRPNTGNGIIPASFIEKLVGGNSFFANFFASIVGAFMYFATLTEVPILQGLLGAGMGKGPALALLLSGPALSLPNMLVIRSVIGTKKTVVYVFLVVIMSTFAGLIYGFITN, from the coding sequence GTGGAGAAAAAGGAACGAAATATCTTTATAGGACTGCTAGTTGTTTTTTTTATTTTTTATTTCATACCTTTTGAGCATGAAAAATATCAGAAAGCTGTACTTGAAGCAGTATTAATGTTGCAGGAATATGTGAGAGAACATACCCTTACCTGCCTTATTCCTGCACTTTTTATTGCTGGTGGGATATCAAGTTTTGTATCTCAAGCATCGGTTATTAAATACTTTGGTCAAGGGGCTAAAAAGATTGTTTCCTATTCTGTGGCTTCTGTTTCAGGGACAATATTGGCTGTGTGTTCCTGCACGATTCTGCCTTTGTTTGCAGGGATTTATGCTCGAGGTGCCGGTATTGGGCCGGCAACAGCTTTTGTTTATTCAGGTCCTGCCATAAATATTCTTGCCATCGTTTTAACCGCTCGAATTTTGGGATGGGAGCTTGGTTTGGCAAGGGGTTTAGGAGCAGTATTTTTTGCAGTTATAATAGGACTTTTGATGGAAATGTTTTTTGGTAAAGAGGATAATCAGAGGTTGAATAATATTCCAACTCCCACAATTGATAGAGAGAGACCGCTTTATAAGGATATCTTATTTTTTCTTTCTATGATTGGTATATTAATTTTTGCTACATGGGCAAAACCACAAAAGTACGGGACAATTTTTAGTTTTATTTATTCCATTAAATGGTACTTGGTGATTGCATCCTTTGTAGGATTAATTGTAATTGTGTTTAAATGGTTTAATAAAAATGAGAGATTGTATTGGTTGGAAGAAACATGGAGTTATTCAAAGCAGATAATTCCTCTACTTTTTATCGGTGTTGTTATAGCAGGGTTTTTACTTGGAAGGCCAAATACTGGAAACGGTATTATTCCTGCTTCCTTTATTGAAAAACTTGTAGGTGGGAACAGCTTCTTTGCAAATTTTTTTGCATCCATTGTGGGTGCTTTTATGTATTTTGCCACACTTACTGAAGTTCCAATTTTGCAGGGATTGCTTGGTGCTGGTATGGGCAAAGGTCCTGCACTTGCCCTTTTACTGAGTGGGCCTGCATTGAGTTTACCAAATATGCTGGTAATCAGAAGTGTAATTGGTACTAAGAAAACTGTGGTGTATGTATTTCTTGTTGTTATTATGTCTACATTTGCAGGTCTAATTTATGGCTTTATTACAAACTAG
- a CDS encoding Ppx/GppA phosphatase family protein, producing the protein MRAAGIDIGTNTIRLIIADIKDSKIDRIIYQDRKITRLGEGIIHTNELDEQAILRTILALKTFKETIDHFFINKYYAVATSAVREAKNGNKFIKLCNEIGLNVDIIDGNEEAKLIYLGVTSSLDIDNKNPLIFDIGGGSTEFILNKDDKINYKSIKLGVVKLADEINFFDIITDEVIEKTNSIIENKLNEIPFLKEADTLIATAGTPTTLAAIDLELEDYDYRKVHGYELTKEEILNIFEKLRSMTSKERKEIKGLEEGREDLIIPGTLIILKIMELTGCEKLIVSDFGLREGIVIHAATVN; encoded by the coding sequence ATGAGAGCAGCCGGTATTGATATTGGCACAAATACTATTAGGCTTATTATTGCTGATATAAAAGACAGCAAAATCGACAGAATAATTTACCAAGATAGAAAAATAACAAGACTTGGGGAAGGTATTATCCATACTAACGAACTGGATGAACAAGCCATTTTAAGAACTATTTTAGCATTAAAAACATTCAAAGAGACAATAGACCATTTTTTTATAAACAAATATTATGCAGTAGCAACAAGCGCTGTAAGAGAAGCAAAAAACGGTAACAAATTTATAAAGCTTTGCAATGAAATTGGCTTAAATGTCGATATAATAGATGGTAACGAAGAAGCAAAACTTATTTATTTGGGAGTTACGTCATCTTTAGATATCGATAATAAAAACCCTTTAATTTTTGATATAGGAGGAGGTTCCACAGAGTTTATCCTCAATAAAGACGACAAAATAAATTACAAAAGTATTAAACTCGGTGTAGTAAAACTTGCTGATGAGATAAACTTCTTTGATATAATAACAGATGAGGTTATTGAAAAAACAAATTCAATTATTGAAAATAAATTGAATGAGATCCCTTTCTTGAAAGAAGCCGACACTCTTATAGCAACAGCCGGCACTCCAACCACTTTAGCAGCAATCGATTTGGAGCTTGAAGATTATGATTACAGAAAAGTCCATGGTTATGAGTTAACCAAAGAAGAGATTCTGAATATTTTCGAAAAATTAAGATCTATGACCTCCAAAGAGAGAAAAGAAATCAAAGGGCTTGAAGAAGGCAGAGAAGACCTTATTATCCCTGGCACCCTTATAATACTCAAAATAATGGAACTTACAGGTTGTGAAAAGTTAATTGTAAGTGATTTTGGGTTGAGGGAAGGTATAGTAATCCATGCAGCAACAGTTAATTAG
- the leuB gene encoding 3-isopropylmalate dehydrogenase: MYKIAVLPGDGIGPEVMKQAIKVLDKISQKHNISLQYEFSDVGGIAIDKYDTPLPEHTLKICENSDAILFGSVGGPKWENLPPDKQPERGALLPLRKHFNLFANIRPVKVFKPLKDSCSLKDNLIEDGIDIVIFRELTSGIYFGQPKYISKDKTYAIDTMKYSVSEIERIARLAFEAARIRNNRVTSVDKANVLMSSILWRETVTKLHEAEYSDVELNHMYVDNAAMQLVRNPNQFDVILTGNMFGDILSDEAAMLSGSLGMLASASINESGFGLYEPIGGTAPDIAGQNIANPIAQILSAAYMLRYSLKHDVAATEIEKAIEEVLNKGYRTRDIYTGKEGEVLVNTDEMGDLIVENL, encoded by the coding sequence ATGTATAAAATTGCTGTTTTGCCAGGCGATGGAATCGGACCTGAGGTAATGAAACAAGCAATAAAAGTATTAGACAAAATATCCCAAAAACATAACATCAGTTTGCAATATGAGTTTTCTGATGTTGGCGGTATAGCAATTGATAAATATGATACTCCCTTACCTGAACACACATTAAAAATATGTGAAAACTCCGATGCTATTCTTTTCGGCTCGGTTGGAGGGCCAAAATGGGAAAACTTACCTCCTGATAAACAACCTGAAAGAGGGGCTCTGCTCCCTCTAAGGAAACATTTTAATCTTTTTGCAAATATAAGACCTGTAAAAGTTTTTAAACCTTTAAAGGATTCCTGCAGTTTGAAAGACAATCTAATTGAAGATGGAATTGATATAGTCATTTTCAGAGAGCTTACCAGCGGGATCTATTTCGGACAACCAAAATATATAAGCAAAGATAAAACTTATGCCATAGATACAATGAAATATTCTGTCTCAGAAATAGAAAGAATAGCACGTCTTGCCTTTGAAGCTGCTAGGATTAGAAACAACCGTGTTACATCTGTAGATAAAGCAAATGTCTTAATGAGCAGCATCTTATGGCGTGAAACTGTAACAAAGTTACATGAAGCAGAATACTCAGATGTAGAGCTCAATCATATGTATGTGGACAATGCAGCCATGCAGTTAGTAAGAAATCCTAATCAATTTGATGTCATTTTGACCGGTAACATGTTTGGTGACATTTTAAGTGATGAAGCGGCAATGCTCTCAGGTTCTCTTGGCATGCTTGCCTCCGCATCTATAAACGAATCAGGGTTTGGTCTTTATGAGCCGATAGGTGGCACAGCTCCTGATATTGCAGGACAAAACATTGCCAACCCAATTGCTCAAATTCTATCTGCAGCCTATATGCTTAGATATTCCTTAAAACATGATGTAGCTGCCACTGAAATAGAAAAAGCCATTGAAGAAGTTTTAAATAAGGGATATAGAACCAGAGATATATACACAGGCAAAGAAGGAGAAGTTCTTGTTAATACAGATGAAATGGGTGATCTGATTGTAGAAAATCTTTAA